In Streptomyces sp. RFCAC02, the following proteins share a genomic window:
- a CDS encoding bifunctional riboflavin kinase/FAD synthetase, producing the protein MQRWRDLADIPGDWGRSVVTIGSYDGVHRGHQLIIGQAVARARELGVPAVVVTFDPHPKEVTRPGTHPPLLAPHPRRAELMAELGVDAVLVLPFTEEFSRLAPADFVVKVLVERLHARAVVEGPTFRFGHRAAGSVETLRELGGTYGFDVHVIDLYERGAAGEGEPFSSSLARRLIAGGDVAGAAEVLGRPHRVEGIVVHGARRGRELGIPTANLDTVPYSAIPADGVYAGYLTAAGERMPAAVSVGTNPHFHGTRRTVEAHALDRTDLDLYGMRVAVDFTEFLRGQETFESLDALLERIADDLRRARELTSGG; encoded by the coding sequence GTGCAGCGCTGGCGTGACTTGGCGGACATCCCCGGTGACTGGGGACGCAGCGTCGTCACCATCGGGTCGTACGACGGAGTCCACCGAGGGCATCAGCTGATCATCGGACAGGCGGTGGCGCGGGCGCGGGAGCTGGGGGTGCCGGCGGTGGTCGTCACCTTCGACCCGCACCCCAAGGAGGTCACCCGCCCCGGGACGCACCCGCCGCTCCTCGCACCGCACCCGCGGCGCGCGGAGCTGATGGCGGAACTGGGCGTGGACGCGGTGCTCGTGCTGCCGTTCACCGAGGAGTTCTCGCGGCTGGCGCCCGCCGACTTCGTCGTGAAGGTGCTCGTGGAGCGGCTGCACGCGCGGGCGGTCGTCGAGGGGCCGACGTTCCGCTTCGGCCACCGTGCCGCCGGCAGCGTGGAGACGCTGCGGGAACTGGGCGGGACCTACGGCTTCGACGTGCACGTCATCGACCTGTACGAGCGGGGCGCGGCGGGGGAGGGGGAGCCGTTCTCCTCGTCGCTGGCGCGGCGCCTCATCGCCGGGGGCGATGTCGCGGGCGCCGCCGAGGTCCTGGGACGGCCGCACCGGGTCGAGGGGATCGTCGTGCACGGGGCGCGCCGCGGCCGTGAACTCGGCATCCCCACCGCGAACCTGGACACCGTGCCCTACTCCGCGATTCCCGCCGACGGTGTCTACGCGGGTTATCTGACCGCCGCGGGGGAACGGATGCCCGCCGCCGTCTCCGTCGGGACCAACCCCCACTTCCACGGCACGCGGCGCACCGTCGAGGCGCACGCCCTGGACCGCACGGACCTCGACCTGTACGGCATGCGGGTCGCGGTCGACTTCACCGAGTTCCTGCGGGGGCAGGAGACCTTCGAGTCCCTGGACGCCCTGCTGGAGCGCATCGCCGACGACCTGCGGCGCGCGCGTGAGCTGACGAGCGGCGGCTGA
- the infB gene encoding translation initiation factor IF-2, which yields MAKVRVYELAKELGVESKVVMAKLQELGEFVRSASSTIEAPVVRKLQDAFNAGGGSGRRPARPGAPAPKPGAPKPGAMGPRPGAPRPGGQQAPKPGAPRPTPGPAPAAPKPPAKPAPAAPEFSAPPAPAASEPAAPRSGAPRAGGQQAPRPGARPGPKPAGPAAGGGQRPAPGAKPGGPKPGGRPAGPRPGNNPFTTSGSTGMARPAPRPGPGGPRPGGQGQGAPRPGGQDRPGPGGPRPQAPGGGRATPGNMPRPQAAGGPGGPRPGPPGNRPNPGMMPQRPSAGGRPGGPGGRPAGGPRPGGGGFAGRGGGGGRPGGFGGGGGGGGFAGRGGGTGTGARPGGGGFGGGGGRPGFGGRPGGPGGRGGTQGAFGRPGGPARRGRKSKRQRRQEFEAMQAPSIGGVMLPRGKGETIRLSRGASLTDFAEKINANPASLVQVMFNLGEMVTATQSVSDETLHLLGDEMNYTVQIVSPEEEDRELLESFDIEFGEDEGGEEALVSRPPVVTVMGHVDHGKTRLLDAIRKTNVIEGEAGGITQHIGAYQVSIGVNGEDRRITFIDTPGHEAFTAMRARGAKSTDIAILVVAANDGVMPQTVEALNHAKAADVPIVVAVNKIDVEGADPTKVRGQLTEFGLVAEEYGGDTMFVDISARQGTNIENLLEAVVLTADAALDLRANPEQDAQGIAIEAHLDRGRGAVATVLVQRGTLRVGDTMVVGDAHGRVRAMLDDTGRNLTEAGPSTPVLVQGLTNVPGAGDNFLVVSEDRTARQIAEKRAARERNAAFAKRTRRVSLEDLDKVLKAGEIQQLNLILKGDASGSVEALESSLLQLDVGEGVDLRVLHRGVGAVTETDIDLAAGSDAIVIGFNVRAEGRATQAAEREGVDVRYYSVIYQAIEEIEAALKGLLKPEYEEVELGTAEIREVFRSSKLGNIAGVLIRSGEVRRNTKARLLRDGKVVAENLTIEGLRRFKDDVTEIREGFEGGINLGNFNDIKVDDVIATYEMREKPRA from the coding sequence GTGGCTAAGGTCCGGGTATACGAGCTCGCCAAGGAGCTGGGAGTAGAGAGCAAGGTCGTCATGGCCAAGCTCCAGGAACTTGGTGAGTTCGTCCGTTCGGCGTCCTCGACGATCGAGGCGCCGGTCGTCCGAAAACTGCAGGACGCATTCAACGCGGGAGGCGGCTCAGGCCGTCGTCCCGCCCGTCCGGGGGCGCCCGCCCCCAAGCCCGGGGCGCCCAAGCCGGGCGCCATGGGTCCCCGTCCGGGTGCGCCGCGCCCGGGTGGCCAGCAGGCCCCGAAGCCGGGCGCGCCGCGCCCGACGCCGGGTCCCGCCCCGGCCGCGCCGAAGCCGCCGGCCAAGCCGGCGCCCGCGGCCCCCGAGTTCTCCGCGCCGCCCGCGCCCGCCGCGAGCGAGCCGGCGGCACCCCGTTCCGGCGCGCCGCGTGCCGGCGGCCAGCAGGCCCCGCGGCCGGGTGCCCGTCCGGGTCCGAAGCCGGCGGGTCCCGCGGCCGGTGGCGGTCAGCGGCCGGCCCCCGGCGCCAAGCCGGGCGGCCCGAAGCCGGGCGGCAGGCCCGCGGGCCCGCGGCCGGGCAACAACCCCTTCACGACCAGCGGCTCCACCGGCATGGCCCGGCCCGCCCCGCGGCCGGGTCCCGGTGGCCCGCGCCCCGGCGGCCAGGGCCAGGGTGCCCCGCGTCCCGGCGGTCAGGACCGCCCGGGTCCCGGTGGCCCGCGTCCGCAGGCGCCGGGCGGCGGTCGCGCCACGCCGGGCAACATGCCGCGTCCCCAGGCCGCGGGCGGCCCCGGCGGTCCGCGTCCCGGCCCGCCCGGTAACCGTCCGAACCCCGGCATGATGCCGCAGCGGCCCTCGGCCGGCGGGCGTCCCGGCGGCCCCGGCGGCCGTCCGGCGGGCGGTCCCCGCCCGGGTGGCGGCGGCTTCGCCGGCCGCGGTGGCGGCGGTGGCCGTCCCGGCGGCTTCGGCGGTGGCGGTGGCGGCGGCGGTTTCGCCGGCCGCGGTGGCGGCACCGGTACGGGTGCCCGTCCGGGTGGCGGCGGCTTCGGCGGCGGCGGTGGCCGTCCCGGCTTCGGCGGCCGTCCCGGCGGCCCGGGTGGCCGCGGCGGCACGCAGGGCGCGTTCGGCCGTCCCGGCGGTCCCGCGCGCCGTGGCCGCAAGTCGAAGCGGCAGCGGCGCCAGGAGTTCGAGGCCATGCAGGCCCCGTCCATCGGCGGCGTCATGCTGCCGCGCGGCAAGGGCGAGACGATCCGTCTCTCCCGCGGCGCGTCCCTGACCGACTTCGCGGAGAAGATCAACGCCAACCCGGCGTCCCTCGTCCAGGTCATGTTCAACCTCGGCGAGATGGTCACCGCGACCCAGTCGGTCTCCGACGAGACGCTGCACCTGCTCGGCGACGAGATGAACTACACCGTCCAGATCGTGAGCCCGGAGGAGGAGGACCGCGAGCTGCTCGAGTCCTTCGACATCGAGTTCGGCGAGGACGAGGGCGGCGAGGAGGCCCTGGTCTCCCGGCCCCCGGTGGTCACCGTCATGGGCCACGTCGACCACGGCAAGACCCGCCTGCTCGACGCGATCCGCAAGACGAACGTCATCGAGGGCGAGGCCGGCGGCATCACCCAGCACATCGGTGCCTACCAGGTCTCCATCGGCGTCAACGGCGAGGACCGGCGGATCACGTTCATCGACACCCCGGGTCACGAGGCGTTCACCGCCATGCGTGCCCGTGGTGCGAAGTCCACCGACATCGCGATCCTCGTGGTGGCGGCCAACGACGGCGTCATGCCGCAGACGGTCGAGGCGCTGAACCACGCCAAGGCCGCCGACGTGCCGATCGTCGTCGCCGTCAACAAGATCGATGTCGAGGGCGCCGACCCGACGAAGGTGCGCGGCCAGCTCACCGAGTTCGGTCTCGTGGCCGAGGAGTACGGCGGTGACACGATGTTCGTGGACATCTCCGCACGCCAGGGCACCAACATCGAGAACCTCCTCGAAGCGGTCGTCCTCACCGCCGACGCGGCGCTCGACCTGCGGGCCAACCCGGAGCAGGATGCCCAGGGCATCGCGATCGAGGCCCACCTCGACCGCGGGCGCGGCGCCGTCGCCACCGTCCTCGTCCAGCGCGGCACGCTCCGCGTCGGCGACACGATGGTGGTGGGTGACGCCCACGGCCGTGTCCGGGCCATGCTGGACGACACGGGCCGCAACCTCACCGAGGCCGGCCCGTCGACCCCGGTCCTGGTCCAGGGTCTGACGAACGTCCCCGGCGCCGGCGACAACTTCCTCGTCGTCAGCGAGGACCGCACCGCCCGGCAGATCGCCGAGAAGCGTGCCGCCCGCGAGCGGAACGCGGCATTCGCCAAGCGCACCCGCAGGGTCTCCCTGGAGGACCTGGACAAGGTGCTCAAGGCGGGCGAGATCCAGCAGCTCAACCTCATCCTCAAGGGCGACGCGTCCGGTTCCGTCGAGGCCCTGGAGTCGTCGCTGCTCCAGCTCGACGTGGGCGAGGGCGTGGACCTGCGGGTCCTCCACCGCGGCGTCGGTGCGGTCACCGAGACCGACATCGACCTGGCGGCGGGCTCGGACGCCATCGTCATCGGCTTCAACGTGCGCGCCGAGGGGCGTGCCACGCAGGCGGCCGAGCGCGAGGGCGTCGACGTCCGGTACTACTCGGTCATCTACCAGGCGATCGAGGAGATCGAGGCGGCCCTGAAGGGCCTGCTGAAGCCGGAGTACGAGGAGGTCGAGCTGGGCACGGCGGAGATCCGCGAGGTCTTCCGGTCCTCCAAGCTGGGCAACATCGCGGGTGTCCTCATCCGCTCCGGCGAGGTCCGGCGGAACACGAAGGCCCGCCTGCTGCGCGACGGCAAGGTCGTGGCGGAGAACCTCACCATCGAGGGGCTGCGCCGCTTCAAGGACGACGTCACCGAGATCCGCGAAGGGTTCGAGGGCGGTATCAACCTCGGCAACTTCAACGACATCAAGGTCGACGACGTCATCGCCACCTACGAGATGCGGGAGAAGCCCCGCGCCTGA
- the truB gene encoding tRNA pseudouridine(55) synthase TruB — protein MGRTTSTVDGLVVVDKPAGFTSHDVVAVLRGVARTRRVGHAGTLDPMATGVLLVGLGRATRLLGHLALTEKEYRGTIRLGQDTVTDDAEGEVTASAGAAGIDRSALDAGVAALTGPILQVPARVSAVKIDGKRSYRRVRDGEDVEIPARPVTVSVFTVDAVTERTAGDGTPVTDVDVRVVCSSGTYIRALARDLGAALGTGGHLTALRRTRVGPYGLDGARTLDELRAGLTVLPLGEAAAAAFPRWDVDEEQARLLGNGVRLGAPELPSGPVAVFGPQERFVALIEAEGGTSRSLAVFV, from the coding sequence ATGGGCCGCACCACGAGCACCGTGGACGGGCTTGTCGTCGTCGACAAGCCCGCCGGCTTCACCTCCCACGACGTCGTGGCCGTGCTGCGCGGCGTCGCGCGGACGCGGCGCGTCGGCCACGCCGGCACGCTCGACCCGATGGCGACCGGCGTGCTCCTCGTCGGCCTCGGCCGCGCCACGCGGCTCCTCGGCCATCTCGCGCTCACCGAGAAGGAGTACCGGGGCACGATCCGGCTCGGGCAGGACACCGTCACCGACGACGCCGAGGGCGAGGTGACGGCCTCGGCGGGCGCCGCGGGGATCGACCGTTCCGCGCTGGACGCGGGCGTCGCCGCGCTGACCGGCCCGATCCTCCAGGTGCCGGCACGGGTGAGCGCCGTCAAGATCGACGGGAAGCGCTCGTACCGGCGCGTGCGGGACGGAGAGGACGTCGAGATCCCGGCCCGGCCGGTCACGGTCTCCGTGTTCACCGTCGACGCGGTCACGGAACGCACGGCCGGGGACGGCACGCCCGTCACCGATGTGGACGTGCGCGTCGTCTGCTCGTCCGGCACGTACATCCGCGCCCTCGCCCGCGACCTCGGCGCCGCCCTCGGCACCGGTGGCCATCTGACGGCGCTGCGGCGCACGCGCGTCGGCCCGTACGGCCTGGACGGCGCCCGGACGCTCGACGAACTGCGGGCCGGGCTGACCGTCCTGCCGCTCGGCGAGGCCGCGGCGGCCGCGTTCCCCCGCTGGGACGTGGACGAGGAGCAGGCCCGTCTGCTCGGCAACGGTGTGCGCCTCGGCGCGCCCGAGCTGCCGTCCGGGCCGGTCGCCGTCTTCGGGCCGCAGGAGCGGTTCGTGGCGCTGATCGAGGCGGAGGGCGGGACATCGCGCAGCCTGGCCGTCTTCGTCTGA
- the rbfA gene encoding 30S ribosome-binding factor RbfA translates to MADNARAKRLADLIREVVARKLQRDIKDPRLGSRVTITDARLTGDLREATVFYTVWGDDADRAEVAAGLRSARGVLRSAVGAAAGVKHTPSLEFVPDALPETARTLDDLFDRTRERDEELRRAAAGADYAAGADPYVTRDGDAEDADGAGDGGDGEGATGERED, encoded by the coding sequence ATGGCCGACAACGCGCGGGCGAAGCGGCTGGCCGACCTCATCCGCGAGGTCGTGGCACGGAAGCTCCAGCGGGACATCAAGGACCCGCGGCTCGGCAGCCGGGTGACCATCACCGACGCCCGGCTCACCGGAGACCTCCGGGAGGCCACCGTGTTCTACACGGTGTGGGGCGACGACGCCGACCGCGCCGAGGTGGCGGCCGGGCTGCGCAGTGCGCGGGGCGTGCTGCGCTCGGCGGTGGGCGCGGCGGCCGGCGTCAAGCACACGCCGAGCCTGGAGTTCGTGCCCGACGCGCTGCCGGAGACGGCGCGCACGCTGGACGACCTGTTCGACCGCACCCGGGAGCGGGACGAGGAGCTGCGGCGGGCCGCCGCCGGCGCGGACTACGCGGCCGGCGCCGACCCGTACGTCACCCGTGACGGCGACGCGGAGGACGCGGACGGCGCGGGCGACGGCGGGGACGGCGAAGGCGCCACCGGCGAGCGGGAGGACTGA
- a CDS encoding DUF503 domain-containing protein yields the protein MYTGTLSFDLLLGDVRSLKQKRSVVRPIVAELRRSYAVSVAEVGDQDLYRRARIGLAMVSGDAAHLTEVLDACERWMAGRPEVELLSARRRFHGDEDE from the coding sequence ATGTATACCGGGACCTTGTCCTTCGACCTGCTGCTCGGCGACGTGCGGTCGCTCAAGCAGAAACGGTCCGTGGTACGGCCGATCGTCGCGGAGCTGCGCCGGTCGTACGCGGTGAGTGTCGCCGAGGTCGGCGACCAGGATCTGTACCGGCGGGCCAGGATCGGGCTCGCCATGGTGTCCGGGGACGCCGCGCACCTCACGGAGGTGCTCGACGCCTGCGAACGGTGGATGGCGGGCCGCCCCGAGGTGGAGCTGCTGTCGGCCCGGCGGCGGTTCCACGGCGACGAGGACGAATAG
- a CDS encoding SCO5717 family growth-regulating ATPase codes for MSSDRDRDRPGEEISADERPDDELLDEESETTGQFTIDYTPPAWYSGGASTPPAGDAGAAGAGAQPPVSAAPPAGPPAFPSSPPPAASAPEPPAGRADAEEDEEPQDARTMKFSPASVRKALAEAQAKAAAGAGEAPQAKDATSGGGVAWPAPPAPAADASDQTPPPDAAGDQPKDATYGGGIAWPAPPAPAADASDQTPPPDAAGDQPKDATYGGGIAWPAPPAPAADSSGGPPPPPPAAAAAEGAQAPVTPPAPAGPPGLPPLPPDFQLQQPEPAAGSAPAPGAEPVAAEHTVVFTPAKHLPDTGEPSVQVEFAKSGTEAALEVDDEPAPQPLPQPQAQPAQPAPPPAADPRLGGTPTAPPPGLPALPDRQVPPVPQQQAQQQPAPGPFPGAPGGAPGVPAAPQWPDPSQGQGQAQPPAPQWPQPPAQPLPGPPQYARPVHGAPADAAPQDAPPAVPQWPAPAQGHPAPGQWPSPGTPADGAPVLPYGAQQPGPAGVPAAQQPPHAQPDRPQLPGPPGAVPAAPQDPRAGGGWPEPPHAPVHMQPGALGYTASVELSSDRLLQERRRAKQRSQPASKPGSRFRIGGKAAEEERQRKLSLIRTPVLSCYRIAVISLKGGVGKTTTTTALGSTLASERQDKVIAIDANPDAGTLGRRVRRETGATIRDLVGAIPYLHSYMDIRRFTSQAPSGLEILANDVDPAISTAFNDEDYRRVIEVLGKQYPIILTDSGTGLLYSAMRGVLDLAHQLIIVSTPSVDGASSASTTLDWLSAHGYGELVRRSITVISGVRETGRMVKVEDIVAHFRTRCRGVIVAPFDEHLAAGAELELDLMRPKTRQAYFDLAALIAEDFTRMQQEQGLWTPDGGMPPQVAPPLPGQQGGPQGYGFPQPGQQQPPAQPQHGQPYGYPQQPGAPVGGHPGQYAGGPPQPDVPGGYGFPPPPPGAWGQPQPPQG; via the coding sequence GTGAGCAGCGATCGGGACAGGGATCGGCCGGGGGAGGAGATCTCCGCCGACGAACGGCCCGATGACGAACTCCTCGACGAGGAGTCGGAGACCACCGGGCAGTTCACCATCGATTACACCCCGCCCGCCTGGTATTCGGGGGGCGCGAGCACTCCGCCGGCCGGGGACGCGGGGGCGGCGGGCGCCGGCGCGCAGCCGCCGGTGTCCGCGGCGCCGCCCGCCGGGCCGCCCGCCTTCCCGTCGTCTCCGCCGCCCGCGGCGTCCGCGCCGGAGCCGCCGGCCGGACGCGCGGACGCCGAGGAGGACGAGGAGCCGCAGGACGCCCGGACGATGAAGTTCTCGCCCGCCTCCGTGCGCAAGGCCCTGGCCGAGGCGCAGGCGAAGGCGGCGGCCGGCGCCGGTGAGGCGCCGCAGGCGAAGGACGCGACGTCCGGCGGGGGCGTCGCCTGGCCCGCACCCCCCGCCCCGGCGGCCGACGCCTCGGACCAGACACCCCCGCCGGACGCAGCCGGCGACCAGCCCAAGGACGCCACGTACGGCGGCGGCATCGCCTGGCCCGCACCCCCCGCCCCGGCAGCCGACGCCTCGGACCAGACACCCCCGCCGGACGCAGCCGGCGACCAGCCCAAGGACGCCACGTACGGCGGCGGCATCGCCTGGCCCGCACCCCCCGCCCCCGCGGCCGACAGCTCGGGCGGGCCGCCCCCGCCCCCGCCGGCAGCGGCGGCGGCCGAGGGCGCGCAGGCCCCCGTCACCCCGCCGGCCCCGGCAGGGCCGCCGGGACTGCCGCCGCTGCCCCCGGACTTCCAGCTCCAGCAGCCCGAACCGGCCGCCGGGTCCGCCCCCGCGCCGGGTGCCGAGCCCGTCGCCGCGGAGCACACCGTCGTCTTCACCCCGGCGAAGCACCTGCCGGACACCGGCGAGCCGAGCGTCCAGGTCGAGTTCGCCAAGTCCGGTACGGAGGCCGCGCTGGAGGTCGACGACGAGCCCGCACCGCAGCCGCTCCCGCAGCCACAGGCCCAGCCCGCCCAGCCGGCCCCGCCGCCCGCCGCCGACCCGCGGCTCGGCGGCACCCCGACGGCACCGCCGCCGGGGCTCCCGGCCCTGCCCGACCGGCAGGTGCCCCCCGTACCGCAGCAGCAGGCGCAGCAGCAGCCCGCGCCGGGGCCGTTCCCCGGCGCACCGGGCGGCGCACCCGGGGTTCCCGCGGCGCCGCAGTGGCCCGATCCCTCACAGGGGCAGGGCCAGGCCCAGCCGCCCGCCCCGCAGTGGCCCCAGCCGCCCGCCCAGCCGCTGCCCGGCCCGCCGCAGTACGCGCGCCCGGTCCACGGCGCGCCCGCCGACGCGGCACCGCAGGACGCCCCGCCCGCCGTGCCGCAGTGGCCGGCCCCGGCACAGGGCCACCCGGCCCCCGGCCAGTGGCCGTCGCCCGGCACCCCGGCCGACGGCGCCCCCGTCCTGCCGTACGGGGCGCAGCAGCCCGGCCCGGCGGGCGTGCCCGCAGCCCAGCAGCCGCCGCACGCGCAGCCGGACCGCCCCCAGCTCCCCGGGCCGCCCGGCGCGGTGCCCGCCGCGCCGCAGGACCCCCGCGCCGGCGGCGGCTGGCCCGAACCCCCGCACGCCCCGGTCCACATGCAGCCCGGCGCCCTCGGCTACACAGCGTCCGTCGAGCTGTCGTCGGACCGGCTGCTCCAGGAGAGGCGGCGTGCCAAGCAGCGCTCGCAGCCGGCCAGCAAGCCGGGCTCGCGGTTCCGGATCGGCGGGAAGGCGGCCGAGGAGGAGCGCCAGCGCAAGCTGAGCCTCATCCGCACGCCCGTCCTGTCCTGCTACCGCATCGCGGTCATCAGCCTGAAGGGCGGCGTCGGCAAGACCACGACGACCACCGCCCTCGGCTCGACGCTCGCGAGCGAACGCCAGGACAAGGTCATCGCCATCGACGCCAACCCGGACGCCGGCACCCTCGGCCGCCGCGTGCGGCGCGAGACGGGCGCCACCATCCGCGACCTGGTCGGCGCGATCCCCTACCTGCACAGCTACATGGACATCCGCAGGTTCACCTCGCAGGCCCCCTCGGGTCTGGAGATCCTGGCGAACGACGTCGACCCGGCCATCTCGACGGCGTTCAACGACGAGGACTACCGCCGCGTCATCGAGGTCCTGGGCAAGCAGTACCCGATCATCCTCACGGACTCGGGCACGGGCCTCCTGTACAGCGCGATGCGCGGCGTCCTCGACCTCGCGCACCAGCTCATCATCGTGTCGACCCCCTCGGTGGACGGCGCGAGCAGCGCGAGCACGACGCTGGACTGGCTCTCCGCCCACGGGTACGGCGAGCTGGTGCGGCGCAGCATCACCGTCATCTCCGGCGTGCGCGAGACCGGCCGGATGGTCAAGGTCGAGGACATCGTGGCCCACTTCAGGACGCGCTGCCGCGGTGTGATCGTGGCGCCGTTCGACGAGCATCTCGCGGCCGGCGCCGAACTCGAACTGGACCTGATGCGTCCGAAGACACGGCAGGCGTACTTCGACCTGGCGGCGCTCATCGCGGAGGACTTCACCCGCATGCAGCAGGAGCAGGGCCTGTGGACGCCGGACGGTGGCATGCCGCCGCAGGTGGCGCCGCCGCTGCCGGGGCAGCAGGGCGGCCCGCAGGGGTATGGCTTCCCGCAGCCGGGCCAGCAGCAGCCGCCGGCGCAGCCGCAGCACGGCCAGCCCTACGGGTATCCGCAGCAGCCGGGCGCCCCCGTCGGCGGCCACCCCGGCCAGTACGCGGGCGGCCCCCCGCAGCCGGACGTGCCCGGCGGCTACGGCTTCCCGCCCCCGCCCCCGGGCGCCTGGGGCCAGCCGCAGCCCCCGCAGGGCTGA
- the eccE gene encoding type VII secretion protein EccE has product MRPVPRTGAGRLGFLWPLVCLQAAAGLAVGGRAADGPVRWVLLGLVILPVALAVLAVVAWWQGITPSGWLGEVLAFRRRRRRAAGLVPEGGDPLFALAAECRPGLRSHPFVARGGCDGREQREMGMVGDGGSLTVVLRVEAAQRPLQPGWGGGGLPLGLLRDALDTDGIRLAAVQAVQHTQPAPSPMLPERSVAATSYGMLGAQGLGGAPALRLTWVALRLDPELCPGAVAERGGGAMGAQRCLARAADQLASRLSGAGFAATVLSESELLSALAACAGSDPAVTTVIGQREGTRPRRTGEQVTTWRCDNRWHTTFRVTRWPVLGPGHVPLAGLVAAVTAVPAFATTFSLTLGAVGRSSVEMSGHIRVAGLGEGQARAAGRALTGTAAAAGLGVARMDRRQAPGLWATLPLGGAC; this is encoded by the coding sequence GTGCGGCCCGTTCCGCGAACGGGGGCCGGGCGGCTGGGATTCCTGTGGCCGCTGGTGTGCCTCCAGGCGGCGGCCGGGCTCGCGGTGGGCGGCCGGGCGGCCGACGGGCCGGTGCGCTGGGTGCTCCTGGGGCTCGTGATCCTGCCGGTCGCCCTCGCGGTGCTCGCCGTGGTGGCCTGGTGGCAGGGGATCACTCCGTCGGGGTGGCTGGGCGAAGTGCTGGCGTTCCGGCGGCGCAGGCGGCGGGCGGCGGGCCTGGTGCCCGAGGGGGGCGATCCGCTGTTCGCGCTGGCGGCCGAGTGCAGGCCGGGGCTGCGGAGCCATCCGTTCGTCGCGCGTGGGGGGTGTGACGGGCGGGAGCAGCGCGAGATGGGGATGGTCGGCGACGGTGGGTCGCTGACGGTGGTGCTGCGGGTGGAGGCGGCGCAGCGGCCCCTGCAACCGGGGTGGGGCGGGGGCGGGTTGCCGCTCGGGCTGCTGCGGGACGCCCTCGACACGGACGGCATACGGCTGGCGGCGGTGCAGGCCGTCCAGCACACCCAGCCGGCGCCCTCGCCGATGCTGCCCGAACGGTCGGTCGCGGCGACGAGTTACGGGATGCTGGGTGCTCAGGGGCTGGGCGGCGCACCGGCGTTGCGGCTGACGTGGGTCGCGCTGCGGCTGGATCCCGAGCTGTGCCCCGGGGCGGTCGCGGAGCGCGGTGGCGGGGCGATGGGGGCGCAGCGGTGTCTCGCGCGCGCCGCCGACCAGTTGGCGAGCCGCCTGTCGGGCGCCGGGTTCGCCGCGACGGTGCTGTCGGAGTCGGAGCTGCTGTCGGCGCTGGCGGCGTGCGCCGGTTCCGATCCAGCGGTGACGACGGTGATCGGCCAGCGGGAGGGCACCCGCCCCCGCCGCACGGGCGAGCAGGTCACGACCTGGCGGTGCGACAACCGGTGGCACACCACGTTCCGGGTGACCCGGTGGCCCGTGCTGGGGCCGGGGCACGTGCCGCTCGCCGGGCTCGTGGCGGCCGTCACCGCGGTGCCGGCGTTCGCCACGACGTTCTCCCTGACGCTGGGGGCGGTCGGGCGGTCGTCCGTCGAGATGTCGGGGCACATACGGGTCGCGGGGCTCGGGGAGGGGCAGGCGCGCGCGGCGGGCCGTGCGCTCACCGGGACGGCCGCGGCGGCCGGGCTCGGGGTGGCGCGGATGGACCGGCGGCAGGCGCCGGGGCTGTGGGCCACACTCCCGCTGGGAGGGGCGTGCTGA